GGCCAACCAGACCCGAAGAAGCTGAACCAGCAGGACGTCGACCACCCGATTCAGGACGATCGCACTCCCCAGCTGAGGTTCGGCGAGTTCCCGGGCCAGCAAGCTCACGGACTCGTCGACGGAGTTGCCGAGGCTTGCCGACCGAAGATGAACGACCTCCGGCAACCGCGCAAGGACCTGCGTCGAGACGACCGGATCCTGAGAATAGGTGGCCGCCAGGATCCTGGCGGTGACTTCACCGGTCCCGACCTGGAGGATTTCTCCCCGGCGCTGGGCCGCTTCGAGCGCAATCGGGTCGTACGCCGGCGTCATGGCACCCCGGTGGCTGCCGATGACGTGCCGCAGACCGCTCGGCAGTAGAACGACGTCTCCGCACTGCAACCGCAGCGGCTCCCGGCCCGCAACGCCCAGCAACGCCGTACCGCTGGTCAGCGCATAGAACCCCGCGCTGGGCCTGTCGGGCCACTGCAGCGCCCACGGCTCGGCTCCTTCGATCCGCGCACCCACTGTGCCGTGCACACCGCCGATGGACACCACATCCGCAAGCAGATCCACGCTCGCCAGCCTAGCTCGCGGTGCACCAATCAGTGATGAAAATGCGCCGGATCATCATCGTACGACGCACAACCGACTCCTACCGTGGACCTGTCACAGCACTCGAGGATCAGGACAGCGAGGAAGTCGCCATGGCAGTCGACGCGACGGAGCGTTCGCGGCGGACGTCGGCGCTCGCGACAGACCTCGGCCGGCTGCTGCGCACCGCGGAGCGTGAGCACGCCGCGCTGGTGAACGACGTGCTCGGCGCTGTGCCCGGGAAGATCCGCGGGTACCGGATCCTGGTCGTCGCCGCGCAGTCGGCCGAGCGCCAGAACCACATCGGCCGGCGCCTGGGCATCGACCGCACCGTGCTGACCTATCTGATCGACGACCTCGAAACAGCCGAACTGGTCCGGCGCGTGCCGGACCCCACGGACCGGCGGGCCCACCTGATCATGATCACCGGGCACGGGCGATCAGTTGTCTGCCGCCTGGCCGAACGAGTCGCCGAAGTCGATGGTCATTTCCTCGCCGCCCTGGGTCCGGCGGAACAGATCCAGTTTCAGGCCATGGTGCGTCGCCTTGCCACCACCTGACCGATCGTCAGCCCCTGAAGAAAGGACCGGTGGCCATCGTGTCGCTTCGTCATCTCGACCCCGAAGGACTCCATCCGCTGCCCGGAGTACTCAGCCACGCCGTCGTTGCCGAGAAGGCCGGCCTCGTGTACTTGTCCGGACAGGTTGCCTGGAACGCCGCCGGGGAAC
The Kribbella italica DNA segment above includes these coding regions:
- a CDS encoding cupin domain-containing protein, producing MDLLADVVSIGGVHGTVGARIEGAEPWALQWPDRPSAGFYALTSGTALLGVAGREPLRLQCGDVVLLPSGLRHVIGSHRGAMTPAYDPIALEAAQRRGEILQVGTGEVTARILAATYSQDPVVSTQVLARLPEVVHLRSASLGNSVDESVSLLARELAEPQLGSAIVLNRVVDVLLVQLLRVWLATRPEAARRTWLGVLGDPLLTTAVTLLHTDPARRWTTELLAAELGVSRATLTRRFVGTTGRGPSAYLTHWRTDLAARRLRDTDDTLESIARSVGYASGRAFSRAFSQIRGQSPGRFRTESRSTLPRMDRALVSD
- a CDS encoding MarR family winged helix-turn-helix transcriptional regulator, producing MAVDATERSRRTSALATDLGRLLRTAEREHAALVNDVLGAVPGKIRGYRILVVAAQSAERQNHIGRRLGIDRTVLTYLIDDLETAELVRRVPDPTDRRAHLIMITGHGRSVVCRLAERVAEVDGHFLAALGPAEQIQFQAMVRRLATT